Below is a window of Lepidochelys kempii isolate rLepKem1 chromosome 14, rLepKem1.hap2, whole genome shotgun sequence DNA.
TCAAGCCCCTTCTGAAACCTCCCCCGTCGCCCCTCTCGCCCTGACAGGCTGAGGAATCACGTCCACGTTTCGCTCCAGATCCTCCCATCttccaggggacagggaagggaaatggctgtgatggagccagctcaggtaggggattttcagggagctgcagggggattTGCTgtacagggggaggggcaggctgtgATAAACCTGCTGGGACATGATCAGCCTGGGATCTGATTTTCTGAACAGGCCCAttggcgggtggggggaggggagaacattCCCTCCATTTCTGAAACAGGAAAcagccccctgggcagggctgggaaaagtgaccagactcccagtgctggagcctgaccccactggccagaggctgctgtgaaatacgaagggaagctgtcgggattcctgtccctgtccccggctcagagctctgcttcccgtatcagcctgtggctggcaggcgAGTGGGAAATGAGAAGACCCTGCCCCGCTCCGTGTGCTGGGGGGACAAGGAgctctcaccttctccccatgccttaacgcctcctggctgctctgagcagggtgggggtgggattctgCTTCTCTGGGCCTCCTTCCCCTGACTAGTGGGATTGCgactggggcagcaggtgctgaatgCAGGAACTGATGTTTCAGATGCcagtgaccttcgaggaggtggctgtgtatttcaccgaggggcagggggctctgctggaccccgctcagagagccctctacagggacgtcatgcaggagatcTATGAgacggtgacctcgctgggtaagggattccTGTGTTCCTAGCTATTAGAAGCTGTGGGGTCTGCGTGTCTAACTCTGGTCAGATTCTTCTCTGGTTCCTTGGATTGGTGGGGAGGGTCGCGAGGTCCACAGCTCCAGTGTGAGAGATACTTTCATCACCACACCCTGCTCAAGGGATCAAGGGAGTCAGAAACCTAATGAACATACTAATTCATCCCCATCTCTCCCACTTTCAAGAGGCCAGAAGCAGGGTATTGTTCTGCCTATATTATTTCTCTTTCCCACACCGTTCACCTTCCTTCCTGGGACCAGCTCCATCCATGGGGAGGGCTCTAGGTTCTGCAGCTTAGGAAATAGATAAGAGTTCAATACCCGAGCTGTGTGTGCCAGCAAGTCCCCCAGAGCACATCTACCCTGAGAACTCCTAGTGAGGGCGTGacaacacccccgccccctcccccgatgTCGTCTGCTCCCAAGGGTCTGAGTTACCACAGTCCCATGTAGGGTCAGGTTAAACTCAGGGAATGTTCCTTGTGACAAATACTCTACCAAGACTCCATGCTCCCTGACCTTGCCTGATTTACCAaatgcaattaataggcagcaggtttaaaacaaacaaaatgaagcgtttcttcacacaacgcacagtcaacctgtggaactctttgccagaggatgttgtgaagcccaagactataacagggttcaaaaaagaactagataagtttatggaggacaggtccatcaatggctattagccaggatgggcagggatggtgtcccttgcctctgtttgccagaagctgggaatgagtgacaggggatggatcacttggtgattgcctgttctgttcattccctctgggggcccctggcattggccactgtcggcagacaggatactgggctagatggatctttggtctgaccaagtatggccattcttattttcacCCCCTGAGCAGGATTTCCCGTTCCCAAACCTGACCTGATCAcccagctggaacgaggggaagagccgtgggtcCCAGATCTCCAGGCCGACGAGAAAAGGGAGAGCCCGAGAGGCACCCACACAGGTGAGGAgtcagggaaactgagacagaaacaTTTGGTGAGTAAAGAAAAAAGCTGGACCTCCCAAAACGTGCCGTGAGCGAGAGCCCTCAGTTCTGCCCCATCTCACCCAAGTCAGGGCTGCAGTCAGCAGGTGTTGTAGCATCAAGGCAGATATCAGTCACGGCTTCCCACCCATCCTGTTAGCTGTCGGGAATTTCCTCCCTGACTTTACTTCCCTGGAAATGTTtgggtgggatgtggaggcagaatccAATGTCTCCATCTCCCCAGCAGTCACTGTGTTGTGTTTTCCCTCTTTGCTATTCCCCTTTCGGTCCCTTCTCCCCGGCACATTCAGTGACTcctgtctggattctctctctcccagcaggtgagAGGACAGTGAGTGAGAACAAGGAGGAGACTCAGCAGCAGGAAGGTCCTGGGAAAGTGGAACCGCAGGAGACATTTTTGAGAAAAGCTGAAGGGAATTTCTCCAAGTACTTGGAACAGGGAGAAGCCTGGGGAGATCGACATAGATCAGAGATGCAGCTAGGAAACAAACTGGATGAATCCATTCAACATGGTGGAGGATGCAAAGATCCCAAGGAAACCACAGTCCAGCAGACAAGTCACAATGAAGAGAGACCCTACAAATgccttgactgtgggaaaagattCCGTTTCAGTGGAAACCTTATTACACATTGGAGAACCCTCACAGGAGAGAAGTCCTAtgagtgcttggactgtgggaaaagcttcagtgagAAGTCATTTCTCATTATACAGCAGAGACTgcacacgggagagaaaccctataaatgccttgagtgtgcAAAAGTTTTCAGTGTGTTATCGGCCCTTATTAGACATGAGAGGACCCACACGGgggagaaaccctataaatgcatggactgtgggaaaactttcgcTCAGAGCTCAGACCTTATTAAACATAGGAGAATCCACACCGGAGAGAGACCttataaatgccttgagtgtgggaaaaattTCATTCGCCGTTCACACCTTATTAAGCATCAGAGAGTCCACACAGGCGACAAACCATATAAATGCCTCAACTGTGGGAAAAATTTTGTTGACAGAACAAAACTTACTCGACATCAGGCaattcacacaggagagagaccccataaatgcttggactgtgggaaaagcttcattcagAAGTCACAATTTATTGTACACCAGAGAgtgcacacaggagagagaccctttaTATGCCTtgaatgtgggaaaagttttattcAGAAATCACAGCTTATTACACATCAacgaacccacacaggagagagaccttataaatgccttgagtgtgggaaaagttttattcAAAGTTCATCTCTTATTCAACACAGGAGAATCCACAAAGGAGAGAGACCttataaatgccttgagtgtgggaaaagattcATGGAACGTTCATCCCTTATTAAACataggagaatccacacaggagaaagaccctataaatgccttgagtgtgggaaaagttttatgGAAAGTTCATCCCTTAATAAAcataagagaatccacacaggagaaagaccatgtaaatgccttgagtgtgggaaagaTTTCATTCGTCGCTCACACCTTATTAAGCATCAGAGAACACACAGAGGTGACAAACCTTATAAATGCCTCGATTGTGGGAAAAGTTTAGTTGACAAAACAAACCTTACtagacatcaggcaatccacacaggagagagaccccataaatgcttggactgtgggaaaagcttcattcagAAGTCACAACTTATTCTACACCAGAGAgtgcacacaggagagagaccctttaAATGCCTtgaatgtgggaaaagttttagtGAGAGCTCAAAGCTTACTagacatcagagaacccacacaagAGAGAGAACCTATggatgccttgagtgtgggaaaagattTATGCAAAGTTCATCACTTATTAAACATGGAcgaatccacacgggagaaagaccctataaatgcctcgACTGTGGGAAAGGTTTTATTGCAAGTTCAGCCCTTACTAAACATaggagaatccacacgggagaaaaaccctataaatgccttgagtgtgggaaaactttcagTCAGCGCTCACATCTTACTCAACATGGGAGaacgcacacaggagagagaccctacaaatgccctgagtgtgggaaaagtttcagtttcaaatCAGGCCTTAATATGCATCAgaaaacccacacaggagagagatcccataaatgcttggactgtgggaaaactttcagtCAGCGCTCATACCTTACTAAACAcaggagaatccacacaggagcgACACCTTCTAAATGCTTTGACTGTGGAAAAAGCTTCAGTAAGAGGTCAGAGCTGACCAAACATCAGAGAAGCCACAAGGGTGAGAGACCCTAGGAATAGCTTGGCTGCAGGAAAAGATTCAATTTGACTTCATACTTCAGTGACCCACACAACAGAGACCTTGAATGTGGGGGAAGGTTCATTTGGTGCTCCTGGAGTATCAGGCATCCACAAATCCACACAGGGAAGAAACCTCTGAGATGTTCTCAGTGTGGAAAATGCTCCAAGTGGAGCTAACATCATGTTGGACATCAGAGATGCCTCCACACAGTCAGGAAATTATCTCATGGCCCTGACTGGGGCTGACCATGGTGACAAACCCATTTCCTCGTTCCCACACATCAGGggcatttggctcccaaggaTCCAGCTGCCCATTGCTGGGGTGAGGATCCAACAGCAGCCAAACATCAGCTGGTCAGTGACCCTCTGGGTCTGCCTGGTCTAAGCAAACCCCAGGCAGACGTGGAGAAGCCCCCATCAgtccctcctccctgctgcagccctggctgctgagctgatgggccacaggtgggggaagggagagagagaaactcctccAGATGCTCCCTCTGCCTGGCTGAAGTTCCCCGTCTCCATGGATGGTGGGTGAACGTGCCCTtggggggaggctagcccctggcccctcaccCTCTGCCTGAGGCCCTATCCCTTCTGCTCCAGCAGGCCAGAGGGGGCCtggtggagtgtgggcagggccaagCTAAAGTGTTTCAGGAGGCGTGGTTTCCCCCAGCCTACTATACCCGCCGCCCATGCCCCTCTCTGTTCCCTTCCCAGCCGGGATCCCCCTGCCATGGAGATGAGGAGAAGGACACTTGAGCCAGGCCCCACCTTCACTCTAGATACCTGTGTCCACCCCGCAACTTCCaccagcccctgggctgggctcccccacTTACCTGGAGCTCTTCTCTGCAGGGGGGGTGTCCATGGGGGCTGGTAACACCTCCCCTCTCCGAATCCCCCAGGCCGCTGGACTCTGGGGGATCAACCGTTAAGGGACCAGGGGATGGGAGAGCACAGGGGTAGGGAGGTGCTGCCTCTCCTCACTCTCCCCCTCTGCCCCgtttccctgccccctctgcaTTCAGACAGCACCATTAGGAGAAACTCATTCCCACAGGCTCTTTTGTTGGAAGTCTGGATTTGCCACCTCTGCTACAGCAGCATCAGCCTCTGAGAGGGAAGCAGCGTTgcttagtggatagagcactggcctgggactcagcagACCTAAGCTCTTTTCCCAACTCTGCCAGCAGCTTGCGCGATGACCTTAGAGAAATCTGTGCCTTCCAGAGGGGGAATAAATAGGGAGGGATGATATCAGCCTCCGAGTGTCTGTCTAGGGCAGGAAAAGTGGTTGGGATTAGGTAGTGCGTCTCCTttgttcctcctcccctttttctaGTCTAGATTGACCCTGAGCAGTTTATTCCAATCCCCCATTAGCAAAGTGATTGTTTGAGTCACTAAAAGTACCCCCTTTGCAGTGAGATTGTCTCATTCCCAGACATCCTCACGCTGCTCCAGGTTCTGCTGAAAAGCATTTACTTTTTTGTGCTGTTTCTCCCTTATACACCAGCATTCAATAGATTCTAAAAAAGCGGGAGCAGGGATAGTAAAATAATGTGGTGTTTTAACTTCTGTGTTATTTGAGGGGGATGGGGTGGGTCCGGGggattcccttcctcccccatcaaCCTCACACGTCTTCTCTCACAGAGCAACCTCTGTCCAAGTCATGGAGAGCTTACCCTTTTCCCATTCTACCCCTCCACCTTCATGTGTGTCATTTACCACAGTGTCCTTTTCCCACCATGCTTAGGAATCAGGCTTTGATTTCTTTGATCCTCAGTCAGGCCCCTGGGTGCTGGAGAAGAAAATGTCACATTCCTGAAGGGGGAATTCAAATGAACCCCAAAGCACAGTTTGAGCTTCAAGCCCAGCCTCCAGCTATTGGTAAAGTGGCATCTGGAGTTTTTTCAGCCTAATCCAGATCATTTGTACACAGGACGTTTTTGGTTAGGTTtgtcttttttcctctttcttttatgATGATGATGCTCAATCTTTGTCAATAACCCAGGCAAATAATGTGGCCGTGCTGAGTAAATCAGCTTTTGCCTGTTCAGAAGGAAATGGGCAAATTTGTTCCCAAGATTTTGAGTCTTAAAATTCCCTGGGATTTCACTTCATGAATGGGAAAGTGATTTGTAGCTCACCCTGGAGCGTGGGTTTTTCTCTTTTTGGTGAAGGCTGTTCTGTCATGTATTTTGATATTAAATTAGTTTGACGGGATATAGCTCAGTTTTCTTGGGGACTTCAAAAGACTAATGATAATTTGCCAAAATAGTCCTTACTGATTTTCCTTTGACATCAGATTTGCTTCTTCTTTGAACAATGAAAATGACCAGTACCTGTCAGCAAAACAATGAGGACTACAAATGAAGCCCCAAGAGGATTGATGTGGAGAGGGGTCGGCGTCTTCCCCATTCCTGAGAGGAGGAGGCTAGGCAAATGCCTCTCTCGTGGATTGTTAGTGCTTTTCTATCAGCTTTAACTTGTTCCTCTTTCCCTGGGGTGCGTGCGTGGCTGGAGCAGCAATGTACTGAGCTAGGGCTGAAATGCACCGTGCCCGGCTGGGCCTTGcatgtggggggtggagggaaattgAGCTTTTATTTCTTGGTTTGCAAAGAATAAAGTCGAATTTAGTTTCTCAAACTCCCAGTGTCCCTTGTCTTGaataatggggtgggggtgggagggagaatggTCTTTAATGGACTCACTCGGACACTGTGTGCCTGTCACCCATTGACGCAGCTGGGGAAAAGTCTGGTATCATTCTATTGTAGGTAAGTTGCGGGAGGTTGTTGTCCCGCTCTGCTCGGCCCCggagaggcctcagctggagtcctgtgtccagtacTGGGCACTACACTTTAGGAAAGTTGAGGACAAATTGGATTAAGTCCTGAGGAGAGGAACAGAACATGATCAAAGAAAACCAGACCTGTGGGGAATagttatattcacactcattagcatatttttataaaatcatatagagtgtgTCATCTCCTGGAATTTCCAATTTTTAAGACCAGCCCAAGCCATCCCGAGCTGCCTGCCCAGGCCGTCCTGAGGAGGAACACAGTGAGTGGTGGGAACCTCCGGCAaggggaggtggagtggaggagggacTCACCAGGCTGCATGCCTGGTGGGGGTctcaggggaggagaagaggcagagcacaGGTAGGACCACCACAGCTCAGGCCTCCCCTGGCCTAGTATACCTTCTGCCTAGGCTCAGACCAGAGcttgcagggggctgggggaggctttttttttttttttttgagctccCACTGACATAGATGCTGCCGAGCAGATACACTAGAGCAGCATTTCTCAGAtttggccaccaggggctttccttgctgccacagcctcctgggccatgactggggggGCACAAAGCAGCTGCCTTCTCCTGCAGGGCCGCCAGCAGGGGTTCAGCCCCTGCCTCTTTCTAGAGCctcaaatgctggaggagcaggcagccagtgtgaGTTCC
It encodes the following:
- the LOC140898394 gene encoding uncharacterized protein translates to MAVMEPAQMPVTFEEVAVYFTEGQGALLDPAQRALYRDVMQEIYETVTSLGFPVPKPDLITQLERGEEPWVPDLQADEKRESPRGTHTAGERTVSENKEETQQQEGPGKVEPQETFLRKAEGNFSKYLEQGEAWGDRHRSEMQLGNKLDESIQHGGGCKDPKETTVQQTSHNEERPYKCLDCGKRFRFSGNLITHWRTLTGEKSYECLDCGKSFSEKSFLIIQQRLHTGEKPYKCLECAKVFSVLSALIRHERTHTGEKPYKCMDCGKTFAQSSDLIKHRRIHTGERPYKCLECGKNFIRRSHLIKHQRVHTGDKPYKCLNCGKNFVDRTKLTRHQAIHTGERPHKCLDCGKSFIQKSQFIVHQRVHTGERPFICLECGKSFIQKSQLITHQRTHTGERPYKCLECGKSFIQSSSLIQHRRIHKGERPYKCLECGKRFMERSSLIKHRRIHTGERPYKCLECGKSFMESSSLNKHKRIHTGERPCKCLECGKDFIRRSHLIKHQRTHRGDKPYKCLDCGKSLVDKTNLTRHQAIHTGERPHKCLDCGKSFIQKSQLILHQRVHTGERPFKCLECGKSFSESSKLTRHQRTHTRERTYGCLECGKRFMQSSSLIKHGRIHTGERPYKCLDCGKGFIASSALTKHRRIHTGEKPYKCLECGKTFSQRSHLTQHGRTHTGERPYKCPECGKSFSFKSGLNMHQKTHTGERSHKCLDCGKTFSQRSYLTKHRRIHTGATPSKCFDCGKSFSKRSELTKHQRSHKDLLLL